The uncultured Desulfobacter sp. genomic interval CGGATAATTACCCCGTCCCGAAACGGCATAAGCTTTGTTAACAGATCGTCAGCATCCCGGTAATCCAGGGGTGAAGACGGTGTCAGGATAGAGACTTCGATATTAAGGTTTTTGAATTCCTCCTGCGTCAGGCCCGGGAACCTGGGATCGTGGAATGCTGCGTTAAGGGCATTGTGCCGGATGTTATCCGTCACAGGCTCTGTTGCCTGCAAAGATCCAATGCATCCCCTGAGATGCCCGTTAAGGGTGAGGGTAACAAAAGTCGCCCGGTTCCCACCGGCATCAATGCCTGGCGGGGGAACAGGCCGATCCTGTGCCGGGTTAATCCCCAAAACTTCGGCAATGGTGTGTTTTGCCGTTTGAACCAGAAAATGGCCCTGTTCCTGTGTTAACCGGGAAAAATGTTTTGGGCCGGCATCATTCGATACATAGGCGATGGCGCAGTATCCCACCACGCGTGACCGGTCCCCCGTCGTATCCCCACTGTTGGCGTAGTGAAGCAGTACCGGCTGCCAGTTCCTTTTTTTTGCAATATCCATGAGCATCAGGAGAGGCACCCTGCCGCAGGCGGCGTTATCTTCTGCTTTCAACTCTGCTGCCCGTCCTTCCAATATCATGCCGATGGTCTGCCGGTCCTTTTTCACCGCCCGGTCATAGGGCAGGTAGTGAGACAGGTCCGAGCTTGCGATCAGCAGGGTCCGGTCATCAATCAGTTCGTCGATCTTACGGGCAGTTTTCTCAATATCGCATCGGCCTGTTACCACCGGGATCAGCGTAAAATCATCGAGCACCGTCTGAACAAAGGGCAAGATCACCTCAACGGCGTGTTCCTGTTTTTCGGATACCGGATCGGTGTGAAACAAATCTTTCGACTGCAACAGTCTGCGCGCATCGTCATGGCGATCGACTTGCCCTAAAGGTGTCTGCCATGCCGATGCGCTGCTGATCGAACACCCCGTGAATCCGACCCGATGGTCGGGACCCATGATGATCACCTTGTCAAATGCCGCCCCCTTGATCAGAACGGCACCATGCGAGGCAACCGACCCGGAATAGATGTAACCGGCATGTGGTAAAATCAGGGCTCGCAGTTTTCCGGAAAGCTGCGTTCTATCAGCCTCCTGCATCAGCTTATTCAACATTCGTCGTAATTCGGATTCGGATTTCGGATAAAACGTCCCCTGGTAAGCTGCCTGCCTGACATCACCATAAGAAAGCCGTGCAATTCCCTGAACGAATACCAGGACGATTATCAGCCAGAGCAAAGAAAGCGTTTTCATGGATCTCCTCCCGAACGCTGCTGTTGTTATGATTTATGCGATTTTAGCATAGCGCCCCGGCAATTTTAATATTTCTTTGCATATTTCTTCATATACTTTTCTTTAGCTCCTTTGATAAGATGATTGCAGACCATACCGGAAGCCGGAATATTTTGTGGATAACCTAAACAAAAATATCGAAAAAGCTTGTCAGGCAATTAAAGCTGCAGACGCACTTTTTATAACGGCTGGTGCCGGTATGGGCGTTGATTCGGGTTTGCCTGATTTTAGGGGAAATGAAGGTTTCTGGAAAGCTTATCCGCCCATAGCAAAGCTGGGCAAATCGTTCACTGAAATGGCAGACCCTGTCTGGTTTGACAAACAGTCGGAGATCGCCTGGGCGTTTTATGGGCACAGGTTGAATCTTTATCGTGAAACAATCCCCCACGAAGGCTTTTCAAAATTGCTTGATCTGGGAAGAAGCAAGCCGTACGGATATTTTGTATTTACCTCAAATGTTGACGGGCAGTTTCAAAAAGCCGGCTTTGACGATGCATTGATTGAAGAGTGTCATGGCTCTATCCACCATCTTCAATGCACAGGACCATGTTCCAACGACATCTGGAAGATTGGGGAAAAAAAAGTCAATGTTGATATGGAAGCGTTCAGGGCTACAGGCGAGTTACCGAAATGTAAAAACTGTGGCGGGCTGGCACGCCCGAATATTTTAATGTTTGGAGATTGCAACTGGGTATCGCACCGTACCGGTGAGCAAGTTGCTCGTTTGCAAAAATGGATAGCAAAGCTCAACAGCTTCCATGCAAAGTTGGCTATTATTGAAATAGGGGCAGGCCTTGCAGTACCTACGGTGAGGTATAAATCCCAACGAACCGGCCGGAGCTTAAATTCAACCTTGATACGTATCAACCCAAGGGATTACCATGTTTGCCGAGGCGCGATCGGCCTGCCGCTTGGCGCCAGGGAAGGCATAAACCGGATTTTGAATTGATCTTAGAGCTGTTTTTTTATAATGGCAATGACGATGCAGACACCGGCTCCGATCCAGGTAACACCCAGACCTATATCCATCATGACAATAGCGGAAATCGTCATTTTTCACCTCCGTTAACGGTTACATGTATCATGACGCTGAGAATGATGATGCCTTGCACCATGAACAAGCCAAATATCAATAAGGCCGAAGACGGATACCCGCCGTAGGGGGTTATAATGTCTCCGATAAGGTTGGATAGGATCATATAACCGAGAATGGCCGGGGTGATGAATTTTAGGCAAAAGGTCCATAACTTTCCTACTTTGAAATCACTGGTCAGGTTGATGTGGTCCTTAAAGTTGTCTATACCGCAGATCCATACCAGGAATACGATCTCCAGGAGCCCACCGACCAATACGCCGAAATTGTTGATGAACCGGTCCACGATATCCAGAACCAACAGTCCGGAATGCGTAGCAAACACGATGCCGCACAGAATACCGATGCCGCAATAAATACTGGCCGCAGCTTTACGGCTGATGCCAAAACGGTCAATGAGTACGGATACCGAGACCTCGCAGATGGATATCATGGAACTTAAGCCTGCAAAAAGCAGGGCTGCAAAGAATAATGTTCCGAAAAATACAGGGCCGGGCAGGCTGTTAATGGCCTTGGGAATGGTGACAAAGGCCAGGCCTACCCCCGAGCTGACCACTTTATCAACCCCCACGCCCTGGATGAACGCCATATTCCCCAGGACCGAAAAGACCATAATGCCGCAAAGGATACTGAACCCGCAATTGCAGAATGCCGTGATAAAACCGTTATTGGCCATATCCGAATTCTTGGGCAGGTAGCTTGCATAGGTAAGCATGATGGCAAAGCCGATGGAAAGGCTGAAAAAAATCTGGCCATAGGCTTCAATCCAGACCTTAAAATTGAAAAGTGCAGAAAAATCGGGTTGAAACATCCAGTTAAGGCCTTCTGTTGCCCCTTCCAGAGTTACGGCCCGGGCTGTGATGACAATCACCATAATAAAAAGCAGGGGCATGAAAATTTTGCCGGCCAACTCAATCCCTTTTTTAACGCCACTGAAAAGCACCACCCAACTGACTAACCAAGCGCAGAGGATAGACCCGAGTATGGGCCACCGGATGCCGTTAAAGGCAAACGGTGTGTCTGAAATCTGCAGATAGGTTTGATAAAAGAAATTTGCAGTATCCTGTCCCCACCCCTGGGTAAAGGCTAAAATAAGATAGGAGATGGTCCAGCCCACCACCGCCACATAATAAATGGAGATGACAAAGGAAACCAAAAGCTGCCACCAGCCCAGCCATTCCATGCGACCCGACAGACTGCTGAAGATATTGGGAACCGAGGTCTTGAATTTATGCCCAACCCCGAATTCCAGAATCAGGAACGGAATGCCCGCCGTGACCATGGCAAAAAGATAAGGGATAAAAAAAGCGCCCCCGCCGTTTTCATAGGCAACATAGGGAAATCGCCAGATATTCCCTAAACCAATGGCCGATCCGATGGCCGCGAAGATAAAGCCGGTCCGCGTGCCCCATTGTTCTCTTTTACGCATACGCCAACTTCCGTTTAAATATTAGTAATATCCATGGGCTGCCCAAGTCTATCAACATCCAAGAATAATCCACAACAAAACATGAAACTGCTTTAACAACTAACTTGGACTTTACTATAAACATTTTGCTGAATCAACAGACAGTGGATTTATTCTTAGGCCGTATGAGTCAGTATGATTGACACGCAATAACGGCTTTCATATACTTGGTGTTAAAAATAAATTTCTCAGTCTTTTAACATGACGGCAGCTTACAATAAGGAGCTAATAGATGTCTCAGATCTCCCCTTTCACAATGGACGACGATACCGTTATTTACATTGAAACTTCAGAGAATGTGGCTGTAGTGGAAGCGGATGAAACAAAAAACAAAGTCGAGGAGCCTCTTGTTTCCAAAGGTAATGTGGTGGAATCGGCCGTTCAAAAATTCAAATCCATTGAAGGAACGATCAAAACCTATACGAATCATACCTTAAATGCGTTCAGAGAGGTTGCCGCTGCCAATGTGGATAAAGTGACTCTGGAGTTCGGGATTAAGGTAGGCGGTGAAGCAGGTATTCCATATGTGACAAAGGGGACGGCCGAGAGCAACTTGAAAATTACAGTGGAATGTTCATTTCGAAAATAATTGCTTAGTCTGCGAACTGCCTGAATGTAAAAGGGAACGCTATGAGCCGGGACGCACTTGTAATCGGAATCAATACTTACAGCCATCTGCCGGATCTGAAATCACCGTCCGAAGACGCTGAAGCTGTGGCAAAACTGCTTGAGCAGTACGGTGGTTTCAATGTCACCCGTTTGCCGGCGATCAAAGATAAAAGCAATGATGCTGTCCGTGTCGGCCGGAAAACGGCAATTACACTTGAACAGTTGGAAAATGCCCTGGTCCAACTTTTTACCCCGGCAGGAAGAAGTGTGCCGGACACGGCCCTTTTGCTTTTTTCCGGGCATGGGCTAAGAAAGGATTTTGGCAGTATCCAGGAAGGGTTCCTTGCCACCAGTGAAGCAAGTCCGGACTCGGGCGTTCGGGGGCTTTCCATGAAATGGCTGCGTGATTTGCTCATTCACAGCAACGTCCGTCAGCAGGTCATAT includes:
- the amrB gene encoding AmmeMemoRadiSam system protein B; translation: MKTLSLLWLIIVLVFVQGIARLSYGDVRQAAYQGTFYPKSESELRRMLNKLMQEADRTQLSGKLRALILPHAGYIYSGSVASHGAVLIKGAAFDKVIIMGPDHRVGFTGCSISSASAWQTPLGQVDRHDDARRLLQSKDLFHTDPVSEKQEHAVEVILPFVQTVLDDFTLIPVVTGRCDIEKTARKIDELIDDRTLLIASSDLSHYLPYDRAVKKDRQTIGMILEGRAAELKAEDNAACGRVPLLMLMDIAKKRNWQPVLLHYANSGDTTGDRSRVVGYCAIAYVSNDAGPKHFSRLTQEQGHFLVQTAKHTIAEVLGINPAQDRPVPPPGIDAGGNRATFVTLTLNGHLRGCIGSLQATEPVTDNIRHNALNAAFHDPRFPGLTQEEFKNLNIEVSILTPSSPLDYRDADDLLTKLMPFRDGVIIRKGIKSATFLPQVWKQLPKPEAFLGYLCQKAGLDPDEWQTVHLDVFTYQVQYFEEAH
- a CDS encoding Sir2 family NAD-dependent protein deacetylase, which produces MDNLNKNIEKACQAIKAADALFITAGAGMGVDSGLPDFRGNEGFWKAYPPIAKLGKSFTEMADPVWFDKQSEIAWAFYGHRLNLYRETIPHEGFSKLLDLGRSKPYGYFVFTSNVDGQFQKAGFDDALIEECHGSIHHLQCTGPCSNDIWKIGEKKVNVDMEAFRATGELPKCKNCGGLARPNILMFGDCNWVSHRTGEQVARLQKWIAKLNSFHAKLAIIEIGAGLAVPTVRYKSQRTGRSLNSTLIRINPRDYHVCRGAIGLPLGAREGINRILN
- a CDS encoding MetS family NSS transporter small subunit, with product MTISAIVMMDIGLGVTWIGAGVCIVIAIIKKQL
- a CDS encoding sodium-dependent transporter, giving the protein MRKREQWGTRTGFIFAAIGSAIGLGNIWRFPYVAYENGGGAFFIPYLFAMVTAGIPFLILEFGVGHKFKTSVPNIFSSLSGRMEWLGWWQLLVSFVISIYYVAVVGWTISYLILAFTQGWGQDTANFFYQTYLQISDTPFAFNGIRWPILGSILCAWLVSWVVLFSGVKKGIELAGKIFMPLLFIMVIVITARAVTLEGATEGLNWMFQPDFSALFNFKVWIEAYGQIFFSLSIGFAIMLTYASYLPKNSDMANNGFITAFCNCGFSILCGIMVFSVLGNMAFIQGVGVDKVVSSGVGLAFVTIPKAINSLPGPVFFGTLFFAALLFAGLSSMISICEVSVSVLIDRFGISRKAAASIYCGIGILCGIVFATHSGLLVLDIVDRFINNFGVLVGGLLEIVFLVWICGIDNFKDHINLTSDFKVGKLWTFCLKFITPAILGYMILSNLIGDIITPYGGYPSSALLIFGLFMVQGIIILSVMIHVTVNGGEK
- a CDS encoding CU044_2847 family protein, yielding MSQISPFTMDDDTVIYIETSENVAVVEADETKNKVEEPLVSKGNVVESAVQKFKSIEGTIKTYTNHTLNAFREVAAANVDKVTLEFGIKVGGEAGIPYVTKGTAESNLKITVECSFRK